A window of the Mesorhizobium opportunistum WSM2075 genome harbors these coding sequences:
- a CDS encoding ABC transporter permease codes for MKALLKYREIWLAAAIIVLIGLISTRFPAFADPGNLRQVFNDTSILMILALGQMVVILTRSIDLSMASNLCFTGMVVAMLNAAHPAIPIPLLIVIALAVGLVLGAINGLLVWRLNIPSIVVTLGTLTIYRGATFVLSGGAWVNADKMSPEFIGFQRAAFLGIPVLSWIAIAVIALFFVVMTRTALGRSIYAIGVNPTASVYAGIDVGRTKFIVFCISGMVGGLSGYLWISRYVIASVEVANGYELNIIAACVIGGISIAGGIGSVGGAVLGALFLGIISNALPVINISPFWQMAISGSAIILAVVLNARGERQQGRIILRKAEAA; via the coding sequence ATGAAGGCTTTGTTGAAATACCGCGAAATCTGGCTGGCCGCGGCGATCATCGTTTTGATCGGGCTGATCTCGACGCGCTTCCCGGCCTTTGCCGATCCCGGCAATCTGCGCCAGGTGTTCAACGACACCTCGATCCTGATGATCCTGGCGCTCGGCCAGATGGTGGTCATCCTGACCCGGTCGATCGACCTGTCGATGGCGTCGAACCTCTGCTTCACCGGCATGGTGGTGGCGATGCTCAACGCCGCGCATCCGGCGATCCCGATCCCGCTGCTGATCGTCATCGCGCTGGCCGTCGGGCTGGTGCTTGGCGCCATCAACGGTCTGCTGGTGTGGCGGCTGAACATCCCCTCGATCGTGGTGACCCTGGGCACGCTGACCATCTATCGCGGCGCCACGTTCGTCCTGTCCGGCGGCGCCTGGGTCAATGCCGACAAGATGAGCCCCGAGTTCATTGGTTTCCAGCGAGCGGCCTTCCTCGGCATTCCCGTGCTGTCCTGGATCGCCATCGCGGTCATCGCGCTGTTCTTCGTTGTGATGACACGCACCGCGCTCGGCCGCTCGATCTATGCCATTGGCGTCAACCCGACGGCGTCGGTCTATGCCGGCATCGATGTCGGCCGCACGAAATTCATCGTCTTCTGCATCTCCGGCATGGTCGGCGGGCTATCCGGTTATCTCTGGATCTCGCGCTATGTGATCGCCTCGGTCGAGGTCGCCAACGGCTATGAGCTCAACATCATCGCCGCCTGCGTCATCGGCGGCATTTCGATCGCCGGCGGCATCGGCTCGGTCGGTGGGGCGGTGCTCGGCGCGTTGTTCCTCGGCATCATCTCCAACGCTCTGCCGGTCATCAACATCTCGCCCTTCTGGCAGATGGCGATCTCGGGCAGCGCCATCATCCTGGCTGTCGTGCTCAACGCGCGCGGCGAACGCCAGCAGGGCCGCATCATCCTGAGAAAGGCGGAGGCGGCATGA
- a CDS encoding ABC transporter permease, with translation MTDIPAPRHIPDRLDKPLRSAIFSWEALLIVVAVAIFAINSFASPYFLDPYSLSDLTFNFTEKGLIAFAMALLIISGEIDLSVAAIIALASTMMGMAVQAGAGTPVLVLIGIVVGLGCGAFNGLLVTRLGLPSIVVTIGTMSLFRGIAFIILGDQAYKGYPESFAFFGQGYVWWVVSFELMLFLIAAVIYWFLLHRTSFGRRVFAIGNNPVAAQFSGVRVGRIKFTLFCLTGLMAGIASVLITSRLGSTRPSIAQGYELEVITMVVLGGVSILGGAGSILGVVLAAFIMGLVTFGLGLLNVPGIVMSIFIGLLLIIVIALPIVWRRLRGGR, from the coding sequence ATGACCGACATCCCTGCCCCGCGCCACATTCCCGACCGGCTCGACAAGCCGCTGCGTTCGGCGATCTTTTCATGGGAGGCGCTGCTGATCGTGGTGGCGGTCGCCATCTTCGCCATCAACAGCTTCGCCTCGCCCTACTTCCTCGACCCCTATTCGCTGTCGGACCTGACCTTCAACTTCACCGAGAAGGGCCTGATCGCCTTTGCCATGGCGCTGCTGATCATTTCAGGCGAGATCGACCTCTCGGTGGCCGCCATCATCGCGTTGGCCTCGACCATGATGGGCATGGCGGTGCAGGCCGGTGCCGGAACGCCGGTGCTAGTGCTGATCGGCATCGTCGTCGGGCTCGGCTGCGGCGCCTTCAACGGGCTGCTGGTGACAAGGCTCGGCCTGCCCTCGATCGTCGTCACCATCGGCACGATGAGCCTGTTTCGCGGCATCGCCTTCATCATCCTCGGCGACCAGGCCTACAAGGGCTATCCCGAGAGTTTTGCCTTCTTCGGCCAGGGCTATGTCTGGTGGGTGGTGTCGTTCGAACTGATGCTCTTCCTCATCGCCGCCGTCATCTACTGGTTCCTGCTGCATCGCACGAGCTTCGGCCGCCGCGTCTTTGCGATCGGCAACAACCCGGTCGCGGCGCAGTTTTCCGGCGTGCGCGTCGGCCGCATCAAATTCACCCTGTTCTGCCTGACCGGACTGATGGCGGGCATCGCCTCGGTGCTGATCACTTCGCGGCTCGGCTCGACAAGGCCATCGATTGCGCAGGGCTACGAGCTCGAAGTCATCACCATGGTGGTTCTGGGCGGCGTCAGCATCCTGGGCGGCGCCGGCAGCATCCTGGGCGTCGTGCTCGCCGCCTTCATCATGGGACTGGTGACCTTCGGGCTCGGCCTGCTCAACGTGCCCGGCATCGTCATGTCGATCTTCATCGGCCTGTTGCTGATCATCGTCATCGCGCTGCCGATCGTCTGGCGGCGGTTGCGCGGGGGACGCTGA
- the rhaM gene encoding L-rhamnose mutarotase, translating into MPEKYAFKMKLKPGMKAEYQKRHDEIWPSLVALLKQAGVCDYSIHLDEETNILFGVLWRRDDHGMDDLPGHPVMQRWWADMADLMETKPDNEPVAVPLETVFHMA; encoded by the coding sequence ATGCCTGAGAAATACGCGTTCAAGATGAAGCTCAAGCCCGGCATGAAGGCCGAGTACCAGAAGCGCCACGACGAAATCTGGCCGTCGCTGGTCGCGCTTCTGAAGCAGGCCGGCGTCTGCGACTATTCGATTCACCTCGATGAGGAGACCAACATCTTGTTCGGCGTGCTGTGGCGGCGTGACGACCACGGCATGGACGACTTGCCCGGGCATCCGGTGATGCAGCGCTGGTGGGCTGATATGGCCGACCTCATGGAGACCAAGCCGGACAACGAACCGGTGGCGGTGCCGCTGGAAACCGTGTTCCATATGGCATGA
- a CDS encoding FGGY-family carbohydrate kinase — translation MSAMRHIAVIDIGKTNAKVALVDLATLSEVALRRMANAPVRQAPYPHHDVEALWAFILDSLAGLNREQRIDAISITTHGATSVLVDAAGELVLPVLDYEFDDPDRLAADYDAVRPPFAETGTPRLPLGLNLGAQLFWQQKGFPAEFAKAAAVLMYPQYWALRLTGIAANEVTSLGCHTDLWNPWKSDFSSLVDTLGWRALMAPVRPARDRLGPALPALAARTGLDPQTPVFCGLHDSNASLLPHLLSDTPPFSVVSTGTWVVSMAVGGKQVTLDPARDTLVNVNALGDPVPSARFMGGREFSLLTQGQPENWTEEDVDAVLARRTLLLPSTQQGSGPFPHQTAIWLDADDMNSGQRFAAISFYLALMTATCLDLIGADGPTTVEGPFARNRLFVGMLAAATARTVVASEAATGTSIGAALLASDQASAHGKGGRIEPPTDSAWAGYVSAWRRAVEARG, via the coding sequence ATGAGTGCGATGCGCCACATCGCCGTCATCGACATCGGCAAGACCAACGCCAAGGTGGCGCTGGTCGACCTCGCAACGCTGAGCGAGGTCGCGCTGCGCCGCATGGCGAATGCGCCGGTGCGCCAGGCGCCCTATCCGCATCACGATGTCGAAGCGCTGTGGGCGTTCATCCTCGACAGCCTTGCCGGCCTCAACCGCGAACAGCGCATCGACGCCATCTCGATCACCACCCATGGCGCGACCAGCGTTCTGGTCGATGCCGCGGGCGAACTGGTGCTGCCTGTGCTCGACTATGAGTTCGACGACCCCGACAGGCTGGCGGCGGACTATGACGCTGTTCGCCCCCCCTTCGCCGAGACCGGCACGCCGCGCCTGCCGCTCGGCCTCAATCTCGGCGCGCAATTGTTCTGGCAGCAGAAAGGCTTCCCGGCCGAATTCGCAAAAGCCGCCGCCGTGCTGATGTATCCGCAATACTGGGCCTTGCGGCTGACCGGCATCGCCGCCAACGAGGTGACCTCGCTCGGCTGCCACACCGATCTGTGGAACCCGTGGAAATCGGATTTTTCGTCGCTGGTCGACACCCTGGGTTGGCGCGCGCTGATGGCGCCGGTGCGGCCGGCCAGGGATCGCCTTGGTCCGGCCCTGCCCGCGCTTGCGGCGCGAACCGGCCTTGATCCGCAAACACCTGTTTTCTGCGGCCTGCACGATTCCAACGCCTCGCTGCTGCCGCATCTCCTTTCCGATACACCGCCCTTCTCGGTCGTTTCGACCGGCACCTGGGTGGTGTCGATGGCGGTCGGCGGCAAACAGGTCACGCTCGACCCGGCGCGCGACACGCTGGTCAATGTCAACGCGCTCGGCGATCCCGTTCCCTCGGCCCGTTTCATGGGCGGGCGCGAATTTTCGTTGCTGACGCAAGGCCAGCCGGAGAACTGGACCGAGGAAGATGTCGACGCCGTGCTGGCGCGTAGGACGTTGCTGCTGCCGTCGACCCAGCAGGGGTCGGGGCCGTTCCCACATCAGACCGCGATCTGGCTTGATGCCGACGACATGAACAGCGGCCAGCGCTTCGCCGCCATCTCGTTCTATCTGGCGCTGATGACGGCGACCTGCCTCGACCTGATCGGCGCCGACGGCCCGACCACCGTCGAGGGGCCCTTCGCCCGCAACCGGCTGTTTGTCGGCATGCTGGCGGCGGCGACCGCACGCACCGTAGTTGCCTCTGAGGCCGCCACCGGCACCAGCATCGGCGCCGCATTGCTGGCATCGGATCAGGCCTCGGCGCACGGCAAGGGCGGGCGAATCGAACCGCCGACCGACTCGGCCTGGGCCGGCTATGTCAGCGCCTGGCGCAGGGCGGTCGAAGCGCGGGGATGA
- a CDS encoding D-amino acid dehydrogenase, which yields MKITVLGAGVVGTAAAYYLAGDGHEVTVIERHAAPARGTSQSNAGLVSPGDATAWASPAALKTFLRALYNHDLGIKVRLRFDPYFLAWSLRFLRQCTVARLRANSQVKLRLALYSRDCINAISAETGIGYDERKKGILYFFRSQHSLDTGTDNYRYLAEHGLPIEIVGRDRLVELEPGLAGVKEKIAGGVYSPIDQTGDSRQFVEKLAAHAVEKLGVKFLYGTAVEGLDIEGDRVRAVMTSAGPIAGDAVVISMGPESGLLGRRYGIDLPVYPVKGYTATIPLEDESKGPTMGGADEDQLMAYSRLGNRLRLASTAEFTGFDRTHKPSDFATMFRTGKDLFPGAFDEKKAELWAGLRPMMPNSVPVIGQARYKNLYLDTGHGHVGWTMACGSGKFLADLVAGRKPEIDPQGLVYVN from the coding sequence ATGAAGATAACGGTGCTCGGAGCCGGCGTCGTCGGTACGGCGGCGGCCTATTACCTGGCCGGGGATGGTCACGAGGTCACCGTGATCGAGCGCCACGCGGCGCCGGCGCGCGGCACCAGCCAGTCGAATGCCGGCCTGGTGTCGCCGGGCGACGCCACCGCCTGGGCCTCGCCGGCGGCGCTGAAGACGTTCCTGCGCGCGCTCTACAACCACGATCTCGGCATCAAGGTGCGGTTGCGCTTCGATCCCTATTTCCTCGCCTGGAGCCTGCGTTTCCTGCGCCAATGCACTGTGGCGCGCCTGCGCGCCAACAGCCAGGTCAAGCTGCGCCTGGCGCTCTATTCCAGGGATTGCATCAACGCCATCTCCGCCGAAACGGGCATCGGCTACGACGAGCGCAAGAAGGGCATCCTCTATTTCTTCCGCTCGCAGCACAGTCTCGACACCGGCACCGACAATTACCGCTATCTCGCCGAGCATGGCCTGCCGATCGAGATCGTCGGCCGCGACCGGCTGGTGGAGCTTGAGCCGGGTCTTGCCGGCGTGAAGGAAAAGATCGCCGGCGGCGTCTATTCGCCGATCGACCAGACCGGCGATTCCCGCCAGTTCGTCGAGAAGCTCGCCGCTCATGCCGTCGAAAAGCTTGGCGTGAAATTTCTCTACGGCACGGCGGTCGAGGGGCTGGACATCGAGGGCGACCGGGTGCGCGCGGTGATGACCTCGGCCGGACCGATTGCCGGCGATGCCGTGGTCATCTCTATGGGGCCGGAGAGCGGCCTGCTCGGCCGCCGTTACGGTATCGACCTGCCGGTCTACCCGGTAAAGGGCTATACCGCGACCATTCCCCTGGAAGACGAGAGCAAGGGGCCGACCATGGGCGGCGCCGACGAGGATCAGCTGATGGCGTATTCGCGCCTTGGCAATCGGTTGCGATTGGCTTCGACCGCCGAATTCACCGGCTTCGACCGCACCCACAAACCCAGCGACTTCGCCACCATGTTCAGGACCGGCAAGGATCTGTTCCCCGGTGCCTTCGACGAGAAGAAGGCCGAACTCTGGGCAGGCCTCAGGCCAATGATGCCGAACTCCGTGCCGGTCATCGGCCAGGCGCGCTACAAAAACCTCTACCTCGACACCGGCCACGGCCATGTCGGCTGGACCATGGCCTGCGGCTCGGGAAAATTCCTTGCCGACCTTGTCGCCGGCCGCAAGCCGGAGATCGACCCGCAAGGGCTGGTCTATGTCAACTGA
- the galE gene encoding UDP-glucose 4-epimerase GalE: MTVLVTGGAGYIGSHMVWELLDAGDSVVVLDRLSTGFEWAVAPEAKLVVGDVADKELVGSIIRDNNVDAIIHFAGSIVVPESVSDPLAYYENNTSKTRTLIETAVREGVPNFIFSSTAAVYGGAGLEPVREDARLAPESPYGLSKLMSEWMLRDAGLAHDIRYTALRYFNVAGADPKGRTGQSTPGATHLIKVACETALGKRPFMQVFGTDYPTPDGTCMRDYIHVSDLAAAHRLALQRLRAGGESLVANCGYSHGYSVLEVIDSVRRAFGHDFEVKMGARRPGDAAAVVANSDLARAELGWIPQRDDLDQIVADALAWERILTGKNSSRG, encoded by the coding sequence ATGACGGTTTTGGTGACAGGCGGCGCCGGTTATATCGGCAGCCATATGGTCTGGGAGCTGCTGGATGCCGGCGACAGCGTGGTCGTTCTCGACCGTTTGTCCACCGGCTTCGAATGGGCGGTGGCGCCGGAGGCAAAGCTGGTCGTCGGCGATGTCGCGGACAAGGAATTGGTCGGTTCGATCATCAGGGACAACAATGTCGACGCCATCATCCACTTCGCCGGCTCCATCGTCGTCCCGGAATCGGTTTCCGACCCGCTCGCCTATTACGAGAACAACACCTCGAAGACGCGCACGCTGATCGAAACCGCGGTGCGCGAGGGCGTGCCCAATTTCATCTTTTCCTCGACCGCCGCCGTCTATGGCGGCGCCGGACTGGAGCCGGTGCGCGAGGATGCCCGCCTGGCGCCGGAATCGCCCTATGGCCTGTCCAAGCTGATGAGCGAATGGATGCTGCGCGACGCAGGCCTCGCGCACGACATCCGCTATACCGCGCTGCGCTACTTCAACGTCGCCGGCGCCGATCCCAAGGGCCGCACCGGCCAGTCGACGCCAGGCGCCACCCATCTGATCAAGGTCGCCTGCGAGACCGCGCTCGGCAAGCGGCCCTTCATGCAGGTGTTCGGCACCGATTATCCGACACCGGACGGCACCTGCATGCGCGACTATATCCATGTCAGCGATCTGGCGGCGGCGCATCGCCTGGCCTTGCAGCGGCTGCGCGCCGGGGGCGAGAGCCTCGTCGCCAATTGCGGCTACAGCCATGGTTATTCGGTGCTCGAGGTCATCGACAGCGTGCGCCGTGCCTTCGGCCATGATTTCGAGGTGAAGATGGGCGCCCGCCGGCCCGGTGACGCCGCGGCGGTGGTTGCCAATTCGGATCTCGCCCGGGCGGAACTCGGCTGGATACCGCAGCGCGACGATCTCGACCAGATCGTTGCCGACGCGCTCGCCTGGGAACGCATCCTGACCGGCAAGAACTCCTCGCGCGGCTGA
- the hemA gene encoding 5-aminolevulinate synthase, whose amino-acid sequence MNYQRFFEEAIDQLHAERRYRVFADLERIAGKFPRAIWRSNGRAEEITVWCSNDYLGMGQHPDVIAAFQNAAGKMGSGAGGTRNISGTSNPLVELEHELADLHGKEAGLVFTSGFVSNEASISTIARLLPNCLIISDELNHASMIEGVRRSGAEKKIFRHNDVAHLESLLHAAGRERAKLIVFESVYSMDGDIAPIKEIVELAERHNAMTYIDEVHAVGMYGPRGGGITEREGLADRIDIIEGTLAKAFGTLGGYITGTSAVIDAVRSYAPGFIFTTALPPAIAAAATTSIRHLKRSQAERDAQQQQASRTKQVLSAAGLPVMESPTHIVPLLVGDPELCKMASDRLLGVHGIYIQPINYPTVPRGTERLRITPTPFHSDELIAGLQDALVETWDALGIPYGSAGRPSVAKSDRIVPLLVPKSGG is encoded by the coding sequence ATGAACTATCAGCGGTTCTTCGAGGAAGCGATCGACCAGCTCCATGCCGAGCGTCGTTATCGCGTCTTCGCCGACCTCGAGCGCATCGCGGGCAAGTTTCCACGCGCCATATGGCGTTCCAACGGCCGCGCCGAGGAAATCACCGTCTGGTGCTCCAACGATTATCTCGGCATGGGCCAGCATCCCGACGTCATCGCCGCGTTCCAGAACGCGGCCGGCAAGATGGGTTCGGGCGCCGGCGGCACCCGCAACATTTCCGGCACCTCGAACCCGCTGGTCGAGCTCGAGCACGAGCTTGCCGACCTGCACGGTAAGGAAGCAGGCCTGGTCTTCACCTCCGGCTTCGTCTCCAACGAAGCGTCGATCTCGACCATCGCCCGGCTTTTGCCCAACTGCCTGATCATCTCGGACGAGTTGAACCACGCCTCGATGATCGAAGGCGTGCGGCGCTCGGGCGCCGAAAAGAAGATCTTCCGCCACAACGACGTCGCGCATCTGGAAAGCCTGCTGCACGCGGCCGGCCGCGAACGCGCCAAGCTGATCGTCTTCGAAAGCGTTTATTCGATGGATGGCGACATCGCGCCGATCAAGGAGATCGTCGAACTGGCCGAGCGCCACAATGCCATGACCTATATCGACGAGGTCCATGCGGTGGGCATGTACGGGCCGCGCGGCGGCGGCATCACCGAGCGCGAAGGCCTGGCCGACCGCATCGACATCATCGAAGGGACGCTGGCCAAGGCGTTCGGCACGCTGGGCGGCTACATCACCGGCACCAGTGCGGTGATCGACGCGGTGCGCTCCTACGCACCGGGCTTCATCTTCACCACGGCGCTGCCGCCGGCGATCGCCGCCGCGGCCACCACCTCGATCCGCCATCTCAAGCGCTCGCAGGCCGAGCGCGACGCCCAGCAGCAGCAGGCGAGCCGGACCAAGCAGGTCCTGTCGGCCGCCGGCCTGCCGGTGATGGAATCGCCGACCCATATCGTGCCGCTGCTGGTCGGTGACCCCGAGCTGTGCAAGATGGCGAGCGACCGCCTGCTAGGCGTGCACGGCATCTATATCCAGCCGATCAACTACCCGACCGTGCCGCGCGGCACCGAGCGGCTGCGCATCACGCCGACGCCTTTCCATTCCGATGAGTTGATCGCGGGACTGCAGGATGCGCTGGTCGAGACCTGGGATGCGCTGGGCATTCCCTATGGTTCCGCCGGCCGGCCTTCTGTCGCCAAGAGCGACCGGATCGTTCCGCTGCTGGTGCCCAAGTCAGGCGGCTGA
- a CDS encoding pyridoxal phosphate-dependent aminotransferase, which yields MSLIDSFRAEARAAPESGIVAVVNYGRLREGLIPLWAGEGDLPTPAFITDAASKALAGGETFYTWQRGIPDLRQALARYYARHFAKTFPEEQFIVTGSGMHAIQMSLTALAGAGDEVIYLSPAWPNFDAAAALSGAVPVAVTLDHSGNGWSCDVEKIAAAITPRTKALFINTPSNPTGWTADHETLRAILDLARAKNVWIIADEIYSLFHYGHGRAPSFLDIATAEDRILFVNSFSKNWAMTGWRVGWIKTHPSLQQVFENLIQYSNSGVAQFMQRGAVAALDEGDGFIAEQVERARKARDLVCGILGATGRARFTVPQGAFYLFFTVDGITDSRTAAFNIVDKANVGLAPGTAFGPGGEASLRLCFHRRLDQIEEAAHRLAKWMGTV from the coding sequence ATGAGCCTGATCGACAGCTTTCGCGCCGAAGCCCGTGCCGCACCTGAGAGCGGCATTGTCGCCGTCGTCAATTACGGCCGCCTGCGTGAGGGGCTGATCCCGCTCTGGGCCGGCGAGGGCGACCTGCCGACACCGGCCTTCATCACCGATGCCGCGTCGAAGGCGCTGGCCGGCGGCGAGACGTTCTACACCTGGCAGAGGGGCATTCCCGACCTCAGGCAGGCGCTGGCCCGCTACTACGCCAGGCATTTCGCCAAGACCTTCCCGGAGGAGCAATTCATCGTCACCGGATCCGGCATGCATGCCATCCAGATGTCCCTTACCGCTCTCGCCGGCGCCGGCGACGAGGTGATCTATCTGTCGCCGGCCTGGCCGAATTTCGACGCCGCCGCCGCCCTATCGGGCGCCGTTCCGGTGGCGGTCACGCTCGATCATTCCGGCAATGGCTGGTCCTGCGACGTCGAGAAGATCGCCGCGGCGATCACGCCGCGCACCAAGGCGCTGTTCATCAACACGCCGTCGAACCCGACCGGCTGGACCGCCGATCACGAAACCTTGCGGGCGATCCTCGATCTCGCCCGCGCCAAGAACGTGTGGATCATCGCCGACGAGATCTATTCGCTGTTCCACTATGGCCATGGCCGCGCGCCGTCCTTCCTCGACATCGCCACGGCGGAAGACCGCATCCTGTTCGTCAACTCTTTTTCCAAGAACTGGGCGATGACCGGCTGGCGCGTCGGCTGGATCAAGACGCATCCGAGCCTGCAGCAGGTGTTCGAGAACCTGATCCAGTATTCGAATTCCGGCGTCGCCCAGTTCATGCAGCGCGGCGCGGTCGCGGCTCTCGACGAGGGAGATGGTTTCATCGCCGAACAGGTGGAGCGGGCGAGGAAGGCGCGCGACTTGGTCTGCGGCATTCTCGGCGCCACCGGCCGCGCCCGGTTTACCGTGCCGCAAGGCGCCTTCTACCTGTTCTTCACCGTCGACGGCATCACCGATTCCCGCACCGCTGCCTTCAATATCGTCGACAAGGCCAATGTCGGCCTGGCTCCGGGAACCGCCTTCGGTCCCGGCGGCGAAGCCTCCCTCAGGCTGTGCTTCCACCGCCGCCTCGACCAGATCGAGGAGGCCGCGCACCGGCTGGCGAAGTGGATGGGAACTGTCTGA
- the mscL gene encoding large conductance mechanosensitive channel protein MscL: MLKEFQEFISKGNVMDLAVGVIIGAAFGKIVDSLVNDIIMPIVGAIFGGLDFNNYFFGLSSAVNATSLADAKKQGAVFAYGSFITVVLNFLILAFIIFLMVKAVNNLRRRLEAEKPAAPAAPPPADVVLLTEIRDLLAKR, from the coding sequence ATGCTGAAAGAATTCCAGGAATTCATTTCCAAGGGTAACGTGATGGACTTGGCCGTCGGCGTCATCATCGGCGCTGCGTTCGGCAAGATTGTCGATTCCCTTGTCAACGACATCATCATGCCGATCGTCGGTGCGATTTTCGGCGGCCTGGACTTCAACAACTATTTCTTTGGATTGTCCTCTGCCGTGAATGCCACCTCGCTGGCCGACGCCAAGAAACAGGGTGCGGTCTTTGCCTATGGCAGCTTCATCACGGTGGTGCTGAACTTCCTCATCCTCGCCTTCATCATCTTCCTCATGGTCAAGGCGGTGAACAATCTGCGCAGGCGGCTCGAGGCCGAGAAGCCTGCGGCCCCCGCCGCGCCGCCACCCGCCGATGTTGTGTTGCTGACCGAAATCCGCGATCTGCTAGCCAAGCGATAA